The sequence TGGATGTAGTACCGCGCATTGAGGTCCTGAATGCCGGTAAGCTCGTCGACAGGCTTTGAGAGCTTCCTCGAATCCAGAATATTTTTCAATTCGGTTGAGCCTCCGAGAGCGGCTTTTGCCCCCGCCTTGAGTCCATCGGCAATGTTCCGGTTTACTTTCGGCGAACTTGTACTGATAGCCGCCGACTTTCTGGCCTGGCGGTTGTAATGGTAAGTCGGCCTTTGAACATCCCCACCGCTGGTATTAATCCTGGAACTCATCGTGTTCTCCCAAGATTTTCGGTCTTGATGGGGTCAATCCGCCTTACGGAATCGGTAGAACGGAGCAAGGGCAGCCCCGGTGATCGCGCGCCGGAGCCACCCTCTGAATCGATGCGCTGTGGTTCTGCTTACGAAAGCAGGATCAGCACGTTGTTCGACAACTCGTTGGCCTGGCGCAGGAAACTGGTGGCGCTGGCGTTGAGTATCTGTGCCGTGACGAACTCGATTATCTCCTCGCTGTAATCCAGATCCCTGATCTGCGATTCGCTGGCCTGCAGGTTCTGTTTCGCTACTTCCAGGTTGGCGATCGTGCTCTCCAGCCTGTTTTGAACCGCTCCGAGCGTGCTGCGCTGGGCGCTTACCCTGTTCAGCGCTTTGTCCACCACGCGGATCGCCTGGTTGGCCAGCCCCTGATCGGTGACGTTGATCTTATCTACCTGCAGGGCCTTGCTGCTCATCGTATTGATCTGGGTCGACAGGGTCTGGCCCGCGCCCGCGCCGATATGGAAGGTCAGCGGGCGGGGGGCGATCTGCAGCACGAACGCGCTGCTGCCGGCTACGGACAGCGGTTTGACAATACTGAAGCCGGCGATGGTGGCGCTGCCGCCGATAGAGATATCCAGGCTGGTGCGGAACGCCAGGTCCACTCCGTCGATCATCCCGCTGGCCCTGTTTCCGCTGACTTTCAGGCTCTTCTGAGTCGATGCTCCGCCGTCGGCTCCGATATTGGTCACGGTCAGCGAAAAGATCGGGCTCTTGGAGTCCTGGATCTCGCTGAAGCCGAATGCCGACAGCGCGGCGGCGTCGCCGCCGAAGGTTATCTGCCGCCCCGGCTCGGGGGTGAGCACATAGATTTCAGTGGCGTTTTCGGTTCCAACGTTTGTGGCCACGTCGACAAGTGTGTCGCCCACGGCCCTGCTGCCGCCCAGGCCGAGGTCGTTGGCGGAGTCGGGATCGTTGATCGCCAGCGATATCCTCCGGGTCACATCGCTCAGAGTATCTGTGCGGAACAGGGTCACGTCCGACACCTCGGTCGAGGCGTCCGAGCCCAGCTTGATTGTCACGCTGTCCACACCACTGCCGAACACGCCGAAGTCCTGGAAGCGGCTGATCGACTGGAGCTGGGTGGTGGCCTGTGCGTTGGCCACGTTCCCGTCCGAATCGATCGTGACGAACACCTCGGAGGTCTGCACCTGCAGACGGCCCAGGTCCTGGGCGCTGACAGTGATACTGAACACGCCGCCCGAGCCCACATCACCCACCACGATGCCAGTGAGCGCATTTGGATCGCTGGTGCTGACCAGGGCTCCGACATTGCCGTTGAGCAGCTTGATCGAGTTGAATTCGGTGGTTTCCGCTATCCTGTCCACCTCGTCGATCAACTGGTTGACTTCGTTCTGGATCGCCAGGCGGTCCAGGCTGGTCAGCGTACCGTTGGCCGCCTGAACCGCCAGTTCGCGGATACGCTGGAGAATAGAGGTGTCTTCGGCCAGGGCTCCTTCGGCGCTCTGGATCAGCGAAATACCGTCCTGGGCGTTGGAAACCGCCCTGCCCAGACCCACGACCTGGGCCCGGAGGTTTTCGGCAATCGTCAGACCGGCGGCGTCATCGGCCGCGCGATTGATCCGCAATCCGCTGGCCAGACCCTCGAGCGAATTGTTGATCCGCTTGCTCGCGATACCTAACTGGCGGCGCGCCAGGCTTGCCGGGATGTTGGTGTTTATTGACAGTCCGGGCATCCATTCCTCCTTAGTAGCGGATTATAGAATCCATTCTGGTCCTGTGCCAGGCTCCGTTTTCAACCGTCGCAATCTCAAGAATCCTGCTCCATTGCAGGATTCTTGATTCAGGACCCGCCGGAAGACAGACCGGCAGCACTGGGGGTTGACCACCGGCCTGTCCCCCGATCCGGCCGGCCGCCTCGATCGGGAACGAACCCGCGATTTGCCTTGCAATCCGGCGGCGACCAGATAAGAAAGGCGGGTACGGGCCGATTCCCGATCGAGGCGGCCTGGTCCTGATTAGCGTCTCCTGCCCGCTGCTGAAAGCCTCCGGCGGCGACCAGATACATTCGGCGGGTGCGGAAAGGAGGTACTGCCCTCAACACAAGCGCACGGGCATTGTGCGCATTGTTTTCCGTATATTTGGCCGGGAACGCTGCGAAGAGCTTCGTTTGCGAGGGAGAATGGGCTGCGGCGCGAGCCACGGACAGGAAAGCACGGATGGCCCCTTGTCCGCGGCCCGGCCGCAGCCGGTGAGGAAATACACCCCCGGTACGCTTCTTCGCGGAATTCCCCCCTCCCGGATACGACAGTTGCAGCTGCCACGGTGTACCCGGTAGGCTTTACTCCGGCCGGAAAAAACAACTGGCCGGAAATTTTTTCCCCGCCAACGGATAATTACCGTGGCAGGATAAAGCTTAACTGCTGATTTTGGTAGAGATTTGCTGCGAAGAACAGCGGATTGGAAGCTCTGGAAAGCTCGAGGGGAGAGAAATCTTGAAAGGAGACACTGTCAAGCGCCACAAAAACAGACACAAACAGCATCGCCCGACACCCCGTACCAACCTGCTTCTTCGCGGAAACCTCTATAACTTCTGCTCCCCAAGTCTTTTATGCCAGAACTCAAGGAGAGTTTCGAGGCGGCTTGCAGACCGAACCTCGAACAAATCTGCTTTTATTATCGGCACTAAAGCTTTAACCTTTAGCGTTTTTCCCTTCTTCACCGTAATGCGGCCTGCCACAGGCAATAGTTGCACCCGCCGGGGAAATTTTTTCTCTAGTTCGTTGTAGTGGTCCAGGATCGATATATGTGCCGAGCAGACCGGATATTACGAAGTTTGAAATCAAGTTGAGAGTAGGTGCGGGAAGGTATAATGCCCGCTGTATTGATGAGCTAACTTGATGACAATCAATGATATGCCGCATAAGCCGGCACTCGGTCCGCGAAATGTGTCCAGATAAAAAAACCACTCCGGTACGAATCCGGAGTGGTTTTGGAACGCTTATTGCACAAACAGTCGCTGCACCCAAATCTTGGAGCATATACGCTCTAAGAACGCTTCTTCGCGGAAGTTTGTGGTGCGGGGCTTTTGAAGTTGCAGCTTCAAAAGCCCTTTTTTTATTCCGCGAGAAGCAGCGTAAACGAGAAAAGGCCGGCTCCGGGCGGGGCTATAACACCGCCCCCGGAAACCGGCCTTTCGCTCATTGCCTGTACCCTGTCATGGTTGCTGCGCTACTCATCGACATGTTGTTTACTCTGTCATTCCAGTACTAAGGGTTCCAGGTTAACGTTACCGCAAAATTCACGCTACTTCCCGCCGACTGCTTACCTGAGCAGTGTCAGGACATTCTGCCCGAGGGCATTGGCCTGGGCCAGGAAGTTCGTGGCTGAAGTTGACAGGATCTGGGCCGATGTGAACTTGATTATTTCATCGGAGAAGTCCAGGTCCCTGATCTGGCTTTCACTGGCTGCCAGGTTCTCGGTGGCCACGTTCAGGTTGGCGATCGTGCTTTCCAGGCGGTTCTGGATAGCACCCAGCGCGGCCCGCTGTTTCGAGACCTGCTGGATCGACGCGTCGATAGTCTTGATCGACTCCTGAGCGATGAACTGGTCACTGACGTTCAGATTCTGGATACCGAGGCTGCTGGCACTCATGTCACCGATCTGAGTGTTAAGGAAGTTCCCGTGGTTCGGTCCGATCTGGAACGACAGCGGACGCGGTGTAACCTGGATCACGAAACCATCCGGACCTGCCAAGGCGTTATTCACTACCTGGGCCACATCGTAAGCCTGGATCGTGGTCTTGGCCGTAGCGCTGATACTGATATCCAGGGTTGTGCGGAACTGGAGGTCCACGCCCTGGATCAGGCCCGCGGCCCTGTCGCCGTACACCTTGGAGGAGCGATCGGGGATCGTGCCCTCGCCGATATCCTGTACACTGATCGAGAAGATCGGGAAAACAGCGGTCTGGATTTCGTTGAAGCCCAGCGCCGAGAGGATCGAGGGTTCGCCACCGAACACCAGCCCGCGGCCGGGTTCGGGAGTGGTGACCACGATCGAAGTGGCGCCGATTCCGCCGCCGGATGGAGCCAGACCGACTTTGCCGATCGAGACCAGGGTGGCGCCGTCGGAAATCGTGGCGGCCATACCCAGATCCAGCACGGAACCCGGGTCGTTGATCGCCAGCGACATCTTGCCGGCCAGCTCGCCCAGGGTGTCGGTTGCGAATATCTGTACATCGGCGATCCGGTTGCTGGCGTCGGTACTCATCGTCATCGTGACCGAATCGACGCCGCCGGTAAACACGCCGAAGTCCATGAAGCGGCTGATCGACTGCAACTGCGTGGCGGCGTTCGCATCGATCGGGTCGCCGTTTTCCTTAATAGTAACGAACAGCTCGGAGTTCTGCACCTGGAGTTTGCCGACGTCGATAGCGTTGACGGCGATACTGAACGTGCCGCCACTGCCGACATCGCCGACAACCAGGCCCTGGATGCTGTTGACCGGATCGTCCGTGCTGACCAGCGCACCGACGTTGCCGTTGAGCAGGTTGATGCTGTTGAACGACGTGGTGGCGCTGATACGATTCACTTCGCTGATCAGCTGGGTCACTTCGTCCTGCAGTGCCCGGCGGTCGCGAGAAGTCAGCACACCGTTGGCCGACTGGACTGCCAGAAACCGGATACGCTGAACAACGTTGTGAGTTTCATTCAGGCCGCCCTCAGCCGTCTGAATCAGCGAGATAGCGTCCTGACTGTTGGCCACCGCACGACCAAGGCCGATGACCTGAGCCCTCAAGTTCTCCGCGATACTCAGACCGGCGGCGTCATCAGCCGCACGGTTGATGCGCCGTCCTGAGGCGAGTTTCTCGAGGGATTTGCTCATCATCCTGTTGTTGATCAACAGGTTCCTTCGTGCATTGATGCCCGGAACATTTGTGTTGAGGGTTAAGCTCATCTCTATCCTCCATGATCGTCTGTAAGGTTTCCTTACCCAACAGAACGTTCTTTATTTGAATCCTCTCTCGGTTTCAAGTTGCTGGCGACGACCCTGTTGCAAGGAAATTGAAATCGGTCAGTCTATTCTCAGCATAAAAGCCTCCATGGTTATTTTTGTTCTCGGTATCGAATTGTTCATAAGCTGAAAGTTTTCTCTTATGTTCAGAATCAAAATTGACTGTCTCGAAACTGTTTTTCTTTAATATTCAGGTCCTCCGCAGCCCGGCAACGCAACTGGCATGCAAATTGCCTTTCAATAGCATGCAAAAAAGCGCACAATATGCTTCATGCAAAAAAGGACACTGCCACCCGGCGTTCCTTTACCCTAACACGGTCCATGATCATGTTGTGCTGCCAAGGCTTTTGGAGGGGGGCTCCAAAAGCCTTTTTTATTGCAGCCCTATGATCGGGTCAAACCAAAGAATTTACTGGATGTACTGGCTCTCGGGACGCACTTTACCCCGGAAGGCGAGAGTGCACCGGTTGAGTTATCTGATCGCCGCCGTACAATATCATTAGCCCATAGAAATTATCGGCTATACTCGTATATCGGCACCGACTTGGGAAAGTTTAGAAAATTTCCCTGACTTTTTATCAAGGGGAAAACGATTCCCTGCCAGGGGGCAGACTTTTCACCCCTCGGGAACCCGCCGGAACCGGCAAAAGTGGGGCCCCGGCCCGCATAAACGCGGGCCGGGGCTGCTTGCCAGGAGGGGGGCGATTTATGGATACTGTCCCGGCTACTGAAGCAGGGTCAGTACGTTGTTGCTCAAAGCATTGGCCTGCGCCAGGAAACTGGTGCCCGACGCGGTGAGAATCTGAGCCGAGGTGAATTCGATCACCTCGCTCGAGAAATCCAGGTCCCTGATCTGAGACTCGGAGGCCATCAGGTTTTCCTCGGCAACACGCAGGTTGGATATCGTGTTTTCCAGCCTGTTCTGGACCGCACCCAAAGTGGAACGCTGGGAGCTTACCAGACCCAGGGCCCGGTCGATCGGCTTGATCGCTTCCTGGGCCAGGATTTGATCGCTGATGTTCAGCCCGTTGACTCCGAGGCTCTTGGCAGTCATGTCTCCGATCTGGGTATTGATGAAGTTGCCGTGGTTAGGACCGATCTGGAAACTCAGCGGACGGGGCGAAACCTGGACCACGAAGCCGTCCGGGCCCGGAGTTGCGTTGTTCACATTCTTGACAATCCGGTAGGCTCCGACCTGAGTCACTTCGGTGGCGCTGAGACTGATATCGAGCGTGGTGCGGAAATTGATATCCACACCCTCGATCAGGTTGCTGGCCCGGTTGCCGAATACGCGCGAGGTTTTGGTCGAGATCAGGCCCTCGCCTATATCCTTCACGGTCAGCGAGAACACCGGCTGCACCGGACGCTGGATTTCGTTGAATCCCAGCGCGGTCAGCAGCGAACTCTCACCACCGAACACCAGCGTCACGCCGGATTCCGGAGTGGTGATAACCATGCTGGTGGCCCCTGGGGCCCCGCCGGCCGGAGCCAGGCCGATACTGCCGATACTCACCAGCGAAGCACCCTCGGACTTGTTGGCGGCCAGGCCGAGATCGGTTGTGGTATCGGGATTGTTGATCGCCAGCGAGATCTTGTTCGCCAGCTCGCCCAGCGTATCGGTGGCGAACACCTGCACGCGGGAGATCTTGTTGTCGGCGTTGCTGCTCAGGGTCAGGGTCACCGAATCCTGCCCGCCGGCAAACACTGAGAACTCCTGCAGACGGCTAATCGACTGCAACTGGGTATTTGCAGTTGCGTCCCGCGGAACGCCGGCCTCGGTGATCCGCACGAAAGTCTGCGAGTTCTGGACCTGCAGCTGTCCCAACTCCACGGCGCTGATCGCCACCGAGAACGTACCGCCCCGGCCGACGTTGCCGACGATGATACCCTTGACGTTACCGGGGTCATCGGAGCTGACCAGCGCGCCAACGTTGCCGTTGAGCAGGTTGATGCTGTTGAACGAAGTGGTCAGGGCGATCCTGTCCAGCTCGTCGATCAACTGGAATATCTCCTCCTGCAGGGCCTTGCGGTCACTGCTGGTCAGCGTGCCGTTGGCAGACTGGATCGCCAGCGAGCGCATCCGCTGCAGGACATTGTGCTGTTCACCAAGCGCTCCCTCGGCAGTCTGGATCAGCGAGATAGCATCCTGGCTGTTGGCCACCGCCCGGCTGAGTCCGATTACCTGGGCACGCAGGTTCTCGGCGATAGTCATGCCGGCCGCATCATCGGCGGCCCGGTTGATCCGCAGGCCGCTGGCCAGTTTTTCCATGCTTTTGCCTACGCGTTGGTTCTGCTCCACCAGGTTACGGCGGGTATTCAACGCCGGAATGTTGGTGTTAAGGGTAAGTCCAGCCATAGTTTAATCCTCCATGATTGTTACAGGCGGGCATCCATACCCGCCATTTGTGATTCTCGCGGAAAAATGGCGCTTTCCGCGCAATGCAACGGCCTGCCGCGCGCAGTCAGGCTTCAGATGCCTGTGCTGGCGCAACCTGCCGGTTGCTGAATTGAGTTTTCACAGTCTCCTGAGAAAAAGAGTCCGGATCGTCTCATCACCCTCCTTTGACTGAATTTAAACTCCACGGAATATCGAAGTTACGGTTCGTTATCCGAAGTATTTTGCCGTTTCAATTCAGGGCGATCTCTCGCTTATCGCTCCAGGGCGTACTTTACCCCCCAGCGGCAGGGAGCTGACTCGATCCCTGCCGTTTTTTGACGGCGGAGCGGACTGCCGGTACGCGCGGTTAGGGGATCAGGCGCACAGCGGCCTGCGGACGGCTGCGGTCAACAGCCGTGCCGTACCATCGCGCACGATATATGGCGGAATATTCCGCTCCTGCCATCAAGCGGCGTCGCGCCCGGGTCAGCTGACCCGGGTTATGTGGCTTTTTTTATCAGCCGGCAGGCATAAGCGGACCTCCTTGTCCGGGGCGGGCCATCCGTGGCCCGGTCGCGTTAGGGGTTAACTGAGAATCGAAAGCGGAGTCCGTCTGCCCCAGAGTATATCCAGGGACCACGCGGTTGTTGGATGGCAGCGTCCTCCGCAAATCAGCTTCCGGAAAGCCGGGTCCTGCCGGGGCTCCGGCATCCCTGGCTGATATTACCATATTATGTTTCGCTTTCGCAGTCGGCATATGGTTCGAGTATCTTTATCTTCAATGCCCGCCAATCATCTTTCCGGGCGCACTCCGGCCCTGGAAATCCGATCCACGGACCTGGATCGGTCTTACCGCGCCGGTACCACTACCGGCCAGGGGCCGGTATGAGACACTGCGCACTTTACTTATACGAGGCCCCTGCGTTTTCTGCCAGGGCCCTTGTTAGCGTGCTTTTCAGGCAATTACTTCATCTTTGTCTATGCGCCGTCGGCCGGAATTATCCTCCGATCAGCGTCAGCACCGTACCGCTCAAGGCGTTGGCCTGGGCCAGGAAAATCGTGGCCGACTGGGAGAGCACCTGCAGCGAGGTGAAATTGACGATCTCATCGCTGAAATCCAGGTCGCGGATCTGCGATTCGCTGCCGGTCAGGTTCTCTGAGGCCACCCGCAGGCTGTTGATCGTGCTTTCCAGCCTGTTCTGCACCGCACCGAGATTGGCGCGCTCGGAGTTGAGCCGTTTGAGCGCCTCGTCGACAGTACGGATCGATTCGCCGGCCAGGGTCTGGTCGACAATATTAATCCCGCTGATTCCCAGACTGTTCGCGCTGATATCGCTGATCCGTGTTTTAAGCACATCTCCCTGGTTTGCGCCGATCTGGAACACCAGCGGACGGGGAATTATTTCCAGCAGAAACGTGTTATTCTGCCCTGACTGGCTGACAACCAGCACCGGCACGTTGAACGCGCCGACCCTTTCCACGTTGGTGCCCGACAGGCTGATATTCAGCGTGGGCCTGAACTTGATATCAACGCCCTGGATCAGCCCTTTTGCCCGCTCGCCGAACACTTTAAGCGTACGCGGCAGAAATTTCTGGAACGGGCTTGAAACATTGTTAATGGTTACCGAGAACACAGGCGGCTCGCCGTCCTGAATCATATTGAACCCGAATGCACTCAACATCTTGTCATCGCCGCCCCACACCAGCCTGCGGCCCGGCTCGGGATTCATAATCGTCATCACCGTGCTGCCGGGCTGGCCTCCGGCCGGCGATTCGCCGACCGAGGAGATGCTTATCAGAGTCGCGCCCCGGCTGATTTCACCGCCCAGGTTGAGATCGGTGGTCCGCGAGGGGTCGTTGATCGCCAGGGATATCCGCTTGGCCGTGATATCCAGCGTATCGGTGGCGAACAGCTCGATCTCGGTGAGCTTGCTGTCGGCGTCGCTGCTCAGGGTGAGCGTAACGCTGCGCACACCGCCGTCGAACACCTTGAAGCTCTGGAAGCTGGAGATCGAGGCCAGGGTGGTGTTGCGCGTGGCGTCGAATATCTGGCCCCGCGAGTTTACCGTGGTCAGGATCCCCGTGCCCTGGATCTGGTTGTTGCCCAGCAGATACACTCCGCTGCTGGACCGGGCGACATTGATCGCCACGCTAAAGATCCCGCCGTCGCCCACATCGCCCACCACGATCCCGTTGACGTCCTGGGGATTGCTGGTGCTGACCAGGGCGGAGCTGTTCCCGTTGAGCAGGTTGATGCTGTTGTAGGTGGTGGTCTTGGCGATCCTGTTGATCTCGTCGATCAGAAGGGACACTTCGTTCTGGATCGCCTGCCGGTCCTTGCTGGTAAGCGTGCCATTGGCCGCCTGGATCGAAAGCTGTCTGATCCGCTGCAGGAGCGAACTGCCTTCCTTCATTGCGCCCTCACCGGTCTGGATCAGGCTGATCCCTTCTAACGCGTTGGTCACGGCCCGGTTGAGGCCGATTATCTGGGATCGAAGGTTTTCGGCAATTGTGAGCCCTGCGGCATCGTCGGCGCTGCGGTTGATCCGAAGCCCGCTGGAGAGCCGTTCCATGCTCGTGCTCAGCGCGTCGGTCACCCGCAGCAGGTTGCGGTGTGCAGTGACAGCGGAAATATTTGTGTTCAGCGACAAAGCCATCGTTCCATCCTCCTTGATGGTATATTAAGCATCCTTGCTTAATAGGCGGCCTTTGTGTCGCAAGGGAAGGCCACCGGACCCGGCTGGATAAATAATCTTGGGGGATTATTCCAGTTTTTTTCTGTTTTACTCCTGTTAAAGGGCGTAATTGCTCCACGTGCCCGAATCCCCCTTTTCCCCTGGGGGATTCCGGCGCGGAAGGTCGTCGCCCTCATGCTCAGTTATCGTCATCTGGACGGTAGACTTTAGAAAATCGGCAGGGTACGCTTGGTTGAACGGTCAGTCCAGTGGCGGGAACCGGGCTATTCAAGCAGCACCGCCCGCACGGGCGAGGCCTCGGCGTGCTGTATTTTGAGCGGAATCGCCGCCAGCAGATACCGTCCCGGCTGCACCGCCGCCAGGTCGATACCCTCCAGGATCAGCATCCCGGCTCCGAGTATGATACGATGAGCCGGGTAGCCTTCCGCCCCAAAACGGTCGATCGAATGACAGTCCAGCCCCACCAGCGACAGTTCCAGGTCTGCGCAGACTGTCGCGGCTTCCGGGGTCAGGTAGACGTAATCCTCCACGAAACGGCTGCCGGTCAGGATTCCGCGCGAGGAGTTGACGGTGCGCAGCAGCAGGGCTTCGCCCCGGCACGCGCCCGAGGATTCGACCGTGTGAGCCTCAACGCACTCTCCCGGACCGTTATCGGCCACAACCGCCGGCAGGAAAAACCGCTCGGGCGGGAGGCTTTCCATTGTCGGTTCTCCGGCAAGAAAATGGGCCGGGAGGTCGAGATGGGTGCCAGCGTGGGCGCAGATATCGAAGGCGCTGACCTCCGCGCTATCGCCCCGTGAGAGCGAATAAACGCTCCTGCGCCCGAACGGCGGGTCGCCGGGGTAGACAGCCATGCCCGGTTTGACCGTGATGCTGATATCATGGACTCGCGTAAAATTTTTCACCGCATCGCCTCTCCGCATCAGTTCAGATCAGCTTTGCCGGCCAGTCCACCGCCTCGCCGATCCGCTCGTTCTCGATTCCCATCATCGGCAGTTCGATTTCCTCGCCAGCTATCAATTGCTTCAATGCCAGGATAAAGACACCCTGAACATTTTTACGGTTCCTCGTCAGAGAGGATCTACGAAGTTCCGGCAACTGAAAACCGATGGG is a genomic window of Candidatus Glassbacteria bacterium containing:
- a CDS encoding flagellar protein FlaG, which translates into the protein MSSRINTSGGDVQRPTYHYNRQARKSAAISTSSPKVNRNIADGLKAGAKAALGGSTELKNILDSRKLSKPVDELTGIQDLNARYYIHGGADRRVVQLREAKTEKLVRQVPSQAALERLASMRRYVGRIIDFKG
- a CDS encoding cyclase family protein — its product is MRRGDAVKNFTRVHDISITVKPGMAVYPGDPPFGRRSVYSLSRGDSAEVSAFDICAHAGTHLDLPAHFLAGEPTMESLPPERFFLPAVVADNGPGECVEAHTVESSGACRGEALLLRTVNSSRGILTGSRFVEDYVYLTPEAATVCADLELSLVGLDCHSIDRFGAEGYPAHRIILGAGMLILEGIDLAAVQPGRYLLAAIPLKIQHAEASPVRAVLLE